In Chitinophaga nivalis, a single genomic region encodes these proteins:
- a CDS encoding carboxypeptidase M32 encodes MSENKATIASYNDYQTKLQKIADVRNTLAVLSWDQETYLPEKGAAFRGQQITTLSTIAHEMYIAPELEQLLQTLHGAEGLDAIQTKNIALSKEDYDKNKKYPAAFVAEMSQVTNESYHAWIKARKANDYSLFAPSLTKMIALKKQETDILGYEGHPYNALLNEYEKGADVIQLDKVFNDVKTALSPLLAQIEQKAPVQKDFLHLHYQRDRQWQFGIDLLKEMGYDLTAGRQDISEHPFTTSFNPQDVRVTTRIDENDFGNMTWSCIHEGGHALYEQGLPTAQYGLPCGEATSLGIHESQSRLWENNVGRSLGFWQHQYPRLQRLFPENLSAVPLSGFYHAINKVQPSLIRTEADELTYHFHIMIRYEIEKGLMDGSIAVKDLHHTWNEYYRQYLHVTVPDDVHGVLQDIHWSHGSFGYFPTYSLGSFYAAQFFAAAQQQITGLDTAIAAGDYSSLLQWLRQHIHPFGRYYTSNELCAKVTGKPLEFGYFLDYAKKKYSDIYGL; translated from the coding sequence ATGTCCGAAAACAAAGCTACCATAGCATCATATAACGACTACCAGACGAAGCTGCAGAAAATAGCAGATGTAAGAAACACACTGGCTGTATTGAGCTGGGACCAGGAAACCTACCTGCCCGAAAAAGGCGCGGCATTCAGAGGACAACAAATTACCACCCTCAGCACCATTGCCCACGAAATGTATATCGCTCCCGAACTGGAACAGCTGCTGCAAACCCTGCACGGCGCCGAAGGACTGGACGCCATACAAACAAAGAACATCGCTCTTTCCAAGGAAGATTATGATAAAAATAAAAAATACCCGGCAGCCTTTGTAGCGGAAATGTCGCAGGTGACCAACGAGTCTTACCATGCCTGGATAAAAGCCCGCAAAGCCAACGACTACAGTCTCTTTGCGCCTTCCCTCACGAAAATGATTGCGCTCAAAAAACAGGAAACTGATATTCTCGGCTATGAAGGCCATCCCTACAATGCCCTGCTGAATGAATACGAGAAAGGCGCCGATGTAATTCAGCTCGACAAAGTTTTCAACGATGTAAAAACGGCCCTGTCTCCACTGCTGGCACAGATTGAACAAAAAGCACCGGTACAGAAAGATTTCCTGCACCTGCATTATCAACGCGACCGCCAGTGGCAGTTTGGCATCGACCTGCTGAAAGAAATGGGCTATGACCTCACTGCCGGCCGGCAGGATATTTCAGAGCATCCGTTTACCACCAGTTTCAATCCGCAGGATGTACGCGTTACCACCCGCATCGATGAAAATGATTTTGGCAACATGACGTGGAGCTGTATCCATGAAGGCGGCCATGCCTTGTACGAACAGGGGCTCCCGACCGCACAATACGGCCTGCCCTGCGGAGAAGCAACCAGCCTGGGCATCCACGAATCTCAGTCACGACTATGGGAAAATAATGTAGGCCGCAGCCTGGGTTTCTGGCAGCATCAGTATCCCCGCCTGCAACGGTTGTTCCCTGAAAACCTGAGCGCCGTACCGCTTTCCGGCTTCTATCACGCCATCAATAAAGTACAGCCTTCCCTCATCCGCACCGAAGCCGATGAACTGACGTACCATTTTCATATCATGATCCGTTATGAAATAGAAAAAGGATTGATGGATGGCAGCATTGCCGTAAAAGACCTGCACCATACCTGGAATGAATACTACCGTCAGTACCTGCATGTTACCGTACCGGATGATGTACACGGCGTATTACAGGATATTCACTGGTCACATGGCAGCTTCGGTTATTTCCCGACCTATTCCCTCGGCAGCTTCTATGCAGCACAATTTTTTGCAGCTGCACAGCAACAGATAACAGGCCTGGACACCGCCATTGCAGCTGGTGACTACAGTTCTTTATTACAATGGCTCCGCCAACACATTCATCCTTTCGGCAGGTATTATACCTCCAATGAATTGTGCGCCAAAGTAACCGGCAAGCCACTGGAATTCGGTTACTTCCTGGATTATGCGAAGAAAAAATACAGTGATATCTACGGGTTGTAA
- a CDS encoding rhodanese-like domain-containing protein, with the protein MYRFLLALLLSSSTLLAQQQTSVDAVTFAKGIQQPGIQVFDVRTAGEFNTGHLPDALQADYTKKTEFNERVQYLNKTKPVYVYCLSGGRSSAAARWMRENGFQQVVELEGGINAWKQAGEPLTGVSEKKPQMSVATYEKAIQQKGWVLTDVGATWCPPCRQMEPVLEKFLRENKQVTLVKVDGGNDVELMKAIDAKGLPTFILYKDGKEVWRKQGVVELRVLTEALQR; encoded by the coding sequence ATGTACAGATTCTTATTAGCCTTGTTGTTGAGTAGCAGCACATTGCTGGCGCAACAGCAAACGAGTGTGGATGCGGTGACCTTTGCCAAAGGGATACAACAACCGGGTATTCAGGTGTTTGATGTACGTACCGCCGGAGAATTTAATACCGGTCATCTGCCTGATGCCCTGCAGGCCGACTATACAAAAAAAACGGAATTCAATGAACGGGTACAGTACCTGAATAAAACCAAACCGGTATATGTATACTGTCTCAGTGGTGGCCGTAGCAGCGCTGCTGCCAGATGGATGCGGGAAAATGGTTTTCAGCAGGTGGTGGAACTGGAAGGTGGTATCAACGCCTGGAAACAAGCCGGAGAACCTTTGACCGGCGTAAGTGAGAAAAAGCCGCAGATGAGTGTGGCCACCTATGAAAAAGCGATTCAACAAAAGGGTTGGGTGTTAACCGATGTCGGCGCCACCTGGTGTCCGCCATGCCGGCAAATGGAACCGGTATTGGAAAAGTTTCTCCGCGAAAATAAACAGGTAACATTGGTGAAAGTAGATGGGGGCAATGATGTGGAGTTAATGAAGGCGATTGATGCGAAAGGGCTACCTACTTTTATTTTGTATAAAGATGGAAAAGAAGTGTGGCGCAAACAGGGAGTGGTGGAATTGCGTGTGCTGACGGAAGCTTTACAACGCTAA
- a CDS encoding PKD domain-containing protein — MNHLSSYLWIVFRHAIYCLLLLATLSASAQTVAVSADKTGGCPPFSVQFNAAIDNGYQSIEWDFGVGANVSNTTTPSRIFQTPGTYHVKCTVTYPNMIITRQIDITVYNKPVVKFTTPATTGCIPYATTFRDQSQPGDGSIVSIDWDFGDGSGAIGASVPHTFSQPGTFNVISIVTNSRGCKSNSDPFPLKVQDAPQPAFTADKTESCTAPLAVHFFNTTVNNSTDPITYTWDYGDGTTGTDGIHTYTKTGTYTVTLTATTSGGCKKVLSKPAYIVIQPIKPSFTTSSLCAGQDITFKNTTQPQPDAVTWTFPDGTTATTTDVTRQFPAGGDYLIKMRARLGNCVEETQQLLHLLPAPQINPVASPTTACMVPFTTQFQAQSKDATQWTWNFGDGTTSSLENPTHTYTREGIYDIKLTATNGNGCTKTVNLPGYIRIIKPVLTIQTSAMTGCVPLSVDFKALLNITEPIVSYEWDFGDGSTATDAAPTHIFTKEGTFTVTLRIRTASGCVATATTLIQTGTLPVVDFTATPLISCAKDPIQFTNLSKPRGTSWLWIFPQDNSTSTEENPNHHFGEIGNHDVTLIVTNNGCQAQLTKLKYIRILPPIAHFNTAPDCVDPYHRKFTDGSNFGPDPTLPKSWKWEFGEDGATSTAQHPDFTYKTTGPKVVKLTIDNGFCTSTYTETIQIIDEKPVITADKANICINEKINITLGPLKPENIRTYTWDWGDNFQETLPGNNFNPADGRSHQYSKSGTYTITLTITDMNGCIRTAPSVQVTVNGAVPDFDFTGKRCKDETFTFTDKSTVNSGNQITQWSWDFGDGSPALQYNTPPAVIQHNYTNVNDYTVKLTVTDKFGCTLPIQKVIRFDRVKADFMIPVNIACLNKPFVFSDQSTGTIADYAWDFGDLTTGTGKMPSKTYTSSGTYSITLKVTTSGGCTDAITKTNVIRVPDPKAKFTIPDNLDPCPPVKVAFTNQSTDYERSVWDFGDNGTSSQNDPDEHIYVRSKTYQVTLTVYAEGGCSSSATLPVTIKGPDGSMKSTPTQGCVPLAVTISAEAVKTAQYMWDFDDGVVVTTTTPTAPAHTYTKSGIYYPRVSLIDDQGCSVPAMNKDKIIVDQAIADFTIDNSQACGGGIIRFTNRSKTLTKDSLALDFTNSWDFGVPGDANNHATTPNATFDYTRPGTYRVQLAVTSAYGCISDKILSLAIPPQPEAAISPIAPLCVAGKIQLTGSDNKYVPGTKWQWKVAPNLVYNDPVPPEITLDKSGTYPVSLTITNDDGSCPSTATASMIVHPAPLLQLAPATAKICLGGSLQLHANTTGAVTVQWTDYNISDPASKDPLVKPAVNTVYQVKATNEFGCTNTGNIPVTVVQPFHIYALDAEVCAGKSVQLLAGGALSYRWIAGKGLDRTDIPDPVATPDNTTTYQVVGYDNESCFTDTALAKVHVREAPTVNAGPDMEIPTGTVIPLPVTGSADIIQTTWTPQTGLSCFSCLAPTATPLRNTTYKVTVTNRFGCESSDEISIRLVCTISSLFIPNTFSPNGDGQNDIFYIRGRGMQRIRTFRIFNRWGQLIFERANVNTEDPSQGWDGKFKGTPLNPDVFVYYAEVICDTGESTLLKGNVTLIR, encoded by the coding sequence ATGAATCACCTGTCATCTTATCTGTGGATTGTTTTCAGACATGCCATTTACTGCCTGTTATTACTGGCAACACTTTCTGCCTCCGCGCAGACCGTGGCCGTATCTGCCGATAAAACAGGAGGATGTCCGCCATTTTCCGTTCAGTTCAATGCAGCTATCGACAATGGTTATCAAAGCATTGAGTGGGATTTTGGCGTAGGCGCCAACGTTAGTAATACCACTACGCCTTCCCGTATATTCCAGACACCCGGTACCTACCATGTGAAATGTACGGTTACCTATCCCAATATGATAATTACCCGGCAAATAGACATTACGGTCTACAATAAACCAGTGGTGAAATTTACAACACCCGCTACCACCGGATGTATACCCTATGCTACTACCTTCAGGGATCAGTCACAACCCGGCGATGGCAGCATCGTATCCATCGACTGGGATTTTGGAGATGGCTCCGGCGCCATCGGCGCCAGCGTACCCCATACGTTCTCACAGCCCGGTACCTTTAATGTGATCAGTATTGTTACCAACAGCCGGGGCTGTAAAAGTAACAGCGACCCATTTCCCCTGAAAGTACAGGATGCACCACAGCCGGCCTTTACCGCCGACAAAACCGAAAGCTGTACCGCCCCGCTGGCCGTACATTTTTTCAATACCACCGTTAACAACAGCACCGATCCCATTACCTATACCTGGGACTACGGTGACGGCACTACGGGAACAGACGGCATACATACCTACACCAAAACAGGCACCTATACTGTCACCCTCACGGCTACCACCAGCGGTGGTTGTAAAAAGGTGTTATCCAAACCAGCCTACATCGTTATTCAACCTATTAAACCATCCTTTACAACATCTTCCCTTTGCGCCGGACAGGACATCACTTTTAAAAATACCACGCAGCCACAGCCAGATGCGGTTACCTGGACTTTCCCTGATGGTACTACGGCAACCACCACAGATGTCACCCGGCAGTTTCCTGCCGGCGGTGATTACCTGATAAAAATGCGGGCCCGGCTGGGCAACTGCGTAGAAGAAACACAACAATTACTACACCTGCTGCCTGCCCCACAGATCAATCCGGTAGCCTCTCCGACCACCGCCTGCATGGTACCTTTTACGACTCAGTTTCAGGCGCAATCCAAAGATGCCACGCAATGGACCTGGAACTTTGGCGACGGTACTACCTCTTCGCTGGAGAACCCCACACACACCTATACCCGTGAAGGGATCTATGATATTAAACTCACCGCTACCAACGGTAACGGCTGTACTAAAACAGTAAACCTGCCCGGCTATATCCGGATCATCAAACCGGTACTGACCATCCAAACCAGCGCGATGACCGGTTGTGTACCATTATCTGTTGATTTTAAAGCATTGTTGAATATCACAGAACCCATTGTCAGTTATGAATGGGATTTCGGTGATGGCAGCACTGCCACCGATGCAGCACCTACCCATATTTTCACTAAAGAAGGTACGTTCACAGTCACCCTGCGCATCCGCACGGCCAGTGGCTGCGTGGCTACCGCTACCACGCTGATACAAACCGGTACGTTGCCGGTAGTAGACTTCACGGCTACGCCACTCATCTCCTGTGCTAAAGATCCCATACAGTTTACCAATTTATCTAAGCCCCGCGGTACTTCCTGGCTGTGGATCTTCCCGCAGGATAACAGCACCAGCACAGAAGAAAATCCCAACCATCATTTTGGGGAAATCGGTAATCATGATGTGACGCTCATTGTTACCAACAATGGTTGCCAGGCACAGCTGACCAAACTGAAATATATCCGGATACTGCCACCTATTGCACACTTCAATACAGCGCCGGACTGCGTGGATCCTTATCACCGTAAGTTCACAGACGGCTCCAATTTTGGTCCCGATCCTACGCTACCTAAAAGCTGGAAATGGGAGTTTGGAGAAGACGGCGCTACCTCCACCGCACAACATCCGGATTTCACCTACAAAACCACGGGGCCTAAAGTGGTAAAGCTGACTATCGACAATGGCTTCTGTACCTCTACCTATACCGAAACCATTCAGATCATTGATGAAAAGCCCGTGATTACAGCCGATAAAGCCAATATTTGTATCAATGAAAAAATAAACATTACCCTCGGGCCACTAAAGCCGGAAAATATCCGGACCTATACCTGGGACTGGGGCGATAACTTCCAGGAAACCCTGCCGGGTAACAATTTCAACCCTGCTGATGGCAGATCTCATCAGTATAGTAAAAGTGGTACCTACACCATTACGTTAACTATCACTGACATGAACGGCTGTATCCGTACAGCGCCGTCTGTACAGGTAACCGTAAACGGGGCGGTACCGGATTTCGATTTTACCGGTAAACGTTGCAAGGACGAGACTTTCACGTTCACCGACAAAAGCACAGTGAATAGCGGAAACCAGATCACCCAATGGAGCTGGGATTTCGGCGATGGCAGCCCCGCCTTGCAATACAATACGCCGCCGGCAGTTATTCAACACAACTACACTAACGTAAACGACTATACGGTAAAATTAACCGTTACAGATAAATTTGGTTGTACGTTGCCCATACAAAAGGTGATTCGCTTCGACAGGGTAAAAGCAGATTTTATGATACCTGTGAATATCGCCTGTCTGAATAAACCTTTTGTATTTTCGGATCAGTCCACAGGTACGATCGCAGATTATGCGTGGGATTTCGGTGACCTGACTACCGGTACTGGTAAGATGCCTTCGAAAACCTATACCAGCTCCGGCACCTACAGCATTACGCTGAAAGTAACGACCAGCGGCGGTTGTACCGATGCTATCACTAAAACCAATGTGATCCGGGTGCCTGATCCGAAAGCAAAATTCACCATCCCGGATAACCTGGATCCTTGTCCGCCGGTGAAAGTGGCATTTACCAATCAGTCTACCGACTATGAAAGATCCGTCTGGGATTTCGGTGACAACGGTACTTCTTCGCAGAATGATCCCGATGAGCATATCTATGTACGCAGTAAAACCTATCAGGTAACACTCACAGTATATGCCGAAGGGGGTTGCAGCAGCAGTGCTACTTTACCAGTGACAATCAAAGGACCGGACGGCAGTATGAAAAGTACACCCACCCAGGGTTGCGTACCATTAGCCGTTACCATCAGTGCCGAAGCAGTGAAAACAGCACAATACATGTGGGACTTTGACGACGGAGTAGTAGTAACGACCACCACGCCAACAGCTCCCGCACACACCTATACGAAATCCGGTATTTATTACCCACGGGTATCCCTCATCGACGACCAGGGCTGCTCCGTACCGGCTATGAATAAAGATAAAATCATTGTAGACCAGGCGATTGCCGATTTCACCATAGACAACAGCCAGGCCTGCGGCGGCGGTATTATCCGTTTTACCAATCGCAGTAAAACACTCACCAAAGATTCCTTGGCGTTAGACTTTACCAACAGCTGGGATTTTGGCGTACCGGGAGATGCAAACAATCATGCGACTACGCCCAATGCCACATTCGACTATACCCGCCCGGGTACCTACCGGGTACAGCTGGCCGTTACCAGCGCCTACGGCTGTATCAGCGATAAAATATTATCCCTGGCTATTCCTCCGCAACCGGAAGCCGCCATTTCCCCCATCGCACCCCTGTGTGTAGCGGGTAAAATCCAGCTGACCGGCAGCGACAACAAGTACGTACCTGGCACCAAATGGCAGTGGAAAGTAGCGCCAAATCTGGTATACAACGATCCCGTACCACCGGAAATCACGCTGGACAAAAGCGGCACCTATCCGGTATCGCTCACCATCACCAACGACGATGGTTCCTGTCCCAGCACCGCTACCGCCAGCATGATCGTACATCCGGCACCGTTACTGCAACTGGCGCCGGCCACCGCTAAAATATGTCTGGGCGGCAGCTTACAGCTGCATGCCAATACTACAGGCGCCGTAACCGTACAATGGACCGATTACAATATATCAGATCCCGCCAGCAAAGACCCACTGGTGAAACCCGCTGTCAATACCGTATACCAGGTGAAGGCGACCAACGAATTTGGTTGCACGAATACCGGTAATATACCCGTTACCGTAGTACAGCCTTTCCACATCTATGCCCTGGATGCAGAAGTATGCGCCGGAAAAAGTGTACAGCTGCTGGCCGGTGGCGCCCTGTCTTACCGCTGGATTGCCGGCAAAGGATTGGACCGTACGGATATACCGGATCCGGTAGCCACCCCGGATAATACAACCACTTACCAGGTAGTAGGCTATGATAATGAAAGCTGTTTCACCGATACGGCATTGGCGAAAGTACACGTAAGAGAAGCACCCACCGTCAACGCGGGTCCCGACATGGAAATTCCTACCGGTACGGTGATCCCCCTGCCGGTGACCGGCAGTGCGGATATTATCCAAACCACCTGGACCCCGCAAACAGGGCTCAGTTGTTTTTCCTGCCTGGCACCTACGGCAACGCCGCTACGTAATACCACCTACAAGGTGACGGTTACCAACCGCTTTGGCTGTGAAAGCAGCGATGAAATCTCCATCCGGCTGGTTTGTACGATTAGCAGCTTGTTTATACCCAATACCTTTTCACCCAATGGCGACGGACAAAATGATATCTTCTATATCCGGGGCAGGGGTATGCAGCGCATCCGTACCTTCCGGATTTTCAACCGCTGGGGACAACTCATTTTTGAACGGGCCAATGTCAACACCGAAGACCCTTCCCAGGGCTGGGATGGTAAATTCAAAGGCACGCCGCTCAATCCGGACGTATTTGTATACTACGCAGAGGTGATCTGTGATACCGGCGAATCTACCCTCCTGAAAGGGAATGTAACATTGATCCGATAA
- a CDS encoding TPMT family class I SAM-dependent methyltransferase — MDSQYWNDRYINGATGWDMGRVSPPLQEYIEQLPNRDLRILVPGGGNSYEATYLAEKAFGDVTVLDIAPVLIQKLQEQFKYTRVKVVEEDFFVHAGQYDLILEQTFFCAIDPALRPDYVAHMHRLLKPEGHLVGVLFNRDFTQEGPPFGGNEAEYRALFDPYFDIKTLAPCYNSHPARQGAELFINFIPKIISTCTDSY, encoded by the coding sequence ATGGACAGTCAATACTGGAATGACCGATATATTAATGGCGCTACCGGCTGGGATATGGGACGGGTATCACCACCGTTGCAGGAGTATATTGAACAGTTACCCAACCGGGATCTTCGTATACTCGTTCCCGGAGGAGGCAACAGTTATGAAGCTACTTATCTGGCAGAGAAGGCGTTCGGTGATGTAACGGTGCTGGATATAGCGCCGGTGCTTATACAAAAATTACAGGAGCAGTTTAAATACACCCGGGTGAAGGTGGTGGAAGAAGATTTTTTTGTACATGCAGGGCAGTATGACCTGATACTGGAACAAACTTTTTTCTGTGCCATTGATCCGGCCCTGCGGCCTGATTATGTGGCCCATATGCATCGGCTGCTGAAGCCGGAAGGGCATCTGGTGGGCGTATTGTTCAACCGTGATTTTACCCAGGAAGGCCCGCCCTTTGGAGGGAATGAGGCGGAATACCGGGCGCTTTTTGATCCTTATTTTGATATTAAAACACTGGCTCCCTGTTATAATTCTCATCCGGCCAGACAGGGCGCAGAGTTGTTTATTAACTTTATACCGAAAATAATCAGCACATGTACAGATTCTTATTAG
- a CDS encoding PKD domain-containing protein, whose protein sequence is MKYFQVTHLWACVLTLFLLHSRGVSAQKADFNFTAVPASLCAPAVITIQNTSTGNPVAYDWDFGDGRTSHDVHPQITYTSGGPKKITLTAQYDRGSSTYYRTFTVGAIPAVAFTADVTNSCRLFTANFTDATPGATSRTWDFGDGTAPVVTSNAYISHAYTKAGKFDVTLTVTNTNGCTATIKKQAYIHVSLPEITLSTPVSGCVPYIAAFTAAVTNDGNDPVTTWNWTFGDGSTQSTTTGNTTHNYTQTGTYPVGILATTAGGCTVNKTFIRQVHTGNPPTNVSFTVSPQSACVGEPVRLLANANHADTYSWDFGDGQTETSNTNDIKHAFKANGNLTIQLKAGSNGCYTQAAPATIAITGPVSQFTVQRDCADKSKFIFTNTSVGTSPNTTYEWDFGDNTPLEHTQHATHQYTTPANYTVRLTIGENGGNCSHSSYQTVYHFKADFSTGVSAICRGSKATYEVLNVPLALVSNYTWQLGDGTTYTTTDQFYVKTWLTTGTFDDQLTIHYKDPAYCDDVVHKPANIKILAPQAAFSTGAVTCASQPVSFINNTQPSPNIPITNWYWELGNGQTSVLQTPAAGKYSTSGTYTVKLVVTDARNCKDSVQQDISIHPTPYVRITTQQKKICEGNSITLNVLSDGTIKWLDTDNLSCTTCADPVANPVVNTRYRIRTTNVNGCTTMDSIDITVVPKVNLTISKDTMVCYGSSVKLQAGGATFYDWTPVTGLTNNTIADPITTPSVDMVYQVTGTNDPACPMSAPLSVKVSVKPLPSVNAGKDQTVMVGDMVRLMASGSPDVVKWEWSPRDYLDNTTEPFTNALVRKPITYSITGTNQYGCKAHDLMKVDLVCNTDVVFVPNTFSPNGDGQNDIFYPRGKGISFIKSFRIFNRWGQEVFRRERINIDDINAGWNGSYKGNPQPADVYIYFIEAYCDTNEFFQLKGNVTLLR, encoded by the coding sequence ATGAAATACTTCCAGGTCACACACTTATGGGCATGCGTGCTCACACTATTCCTGTTACATTCCCGGGGGGTATCGGCCCAGAAAGCTGATTTTAATTTTACCGCTGTACCAGCCAGTCTTTGCGCACCGGCTGTCATTACCATACAAAATACTTCTACCGGCAATCCGGTGGCCTATGACTGGGATTTTGGCGATGGCAGAACATCTCACGATGTTCATCCGCAGATCACCTATACCTCCGGCGGGCCTAAAAAAATAACACTGACAGCACAATACGACCGGGGCAGCAGCACCTATTATCGCACCTTTACCGTTGGCGCCATACCAGCAGTAGCTTTTACGGCGGATGTCACCAACAGCTGCCGGTTATTCACAGCTAACTTTACAGACGCCACACCCGGCGCCACCAGCCGTACCTGGGATTTCGGGGATGGTACCGCCCCGGTAGTCACCAGCAATGCCTATATTTCACATGCTTATACCAAGGCCGGCAAATTTGATGTAACCCTCACCGTTACTAACACCAACGGCTGTACGGCGACTATAAAAAAACAGGCCTATATCCATGTTTCCCTGCCGGAAATCACCCTGAGTACACCTGTATCGGGCTGCGTACCTTATATCGCTGCCTTTACGGCTGCAGTCACCAACGACGGGAATGACCCGGTTACCACCTGGAACTGGACATTCGGCGATGGCAGCACCCAATCCACCACCACCGGCAACACGACGCACAATTATACCCAAACCGGTACCTATCCGGTAGGCATACTGGCAACTACCGCCGGTGGATGTACCGTCAATAAAACATTCATCCGGCAGGTACATACCGGCAATCCGCCTACCAATGTCAGCTTCACCGTTTCCCCGCAAAGTGCCTGTGTAGGGGAACCCGTAAGATTGCTGGCCAATGCCAACCATGCCGATACCTATAGCTGGGATTTCGGCGATGGACAAACAGAAACCAGCAATACCAATGATATCAAACATGCTTTCAAGGCCAACGGTAATCTCACTATACAACTGAAAGCCGGTAGTAATGGTTGTTATACACAGGCCGCTCCGGCTACTATTGCCATTACCGGCCCTGTATCTCAATTTACTGTGCAACGTGATTGTGCGGATAAAAGCAAATTTATATTTACCAATACCTCCGTCGGTACTTCTCCCAACACCACCTATGAGTGGGATTTCGGAGACAATACCCCGCTGGAACATACGCAACATGCTACCCACCAGTATACTACTCCCGCCAATTATACCGTACGTCTTACCATCGGGGAAAATGGCGGCAACTGCAGCCATAGCAGTTATCAGACGGTATATCATTTTAAGGCGGATTTCTCTACCGGAGTAAGTGCCATCTGCCGGGGCAGCAAAGCCACCTATGAAGTGCTGAATGTACCGCTGGCATTGGTTTCCAACTATACCTGGCAACTGGGTGATGGTACCACCTATACCACTACCGACCAGTTCTATGTAAAAACCTGGCTAACTACCGGCACCTTCGATGACCAGCTGACCATTCACTATAAGGATCCGGCCTACTGCGATGATGTGGTGCATAAACCGGCCAATATAAAAATCCTGGCGCCCCAGGCAGCCTTCAGCACGGGTGCGGTTACCTGCGCTTCTCAGCCGGTTAGCTTTATCAACAATACGCAGCCCTCTCCCAATATTCCTATCACCAACTGGTACTGGGAATTGGGCAATGGCCAAACTTCGGTACTGCAAACACCGGCCGCCGGCAAATACAGTACATCCGGCACCTATACGGTAAAACTGGTGGTCACCGATGCCCGCAACTGTAAAGATTCAGTACAACAGGATATCAGCATCCACCCAACACCCTATGTACGCATTACCACGCAGCAAAAGAAAATATGTGAGGGCAACAGTATTACGTTAAATGTGCTGTCCGACGGTACGATCAAGTGGCTGGATACCGATAACCTGAGTTGTACCACCTGTGCCGACCCCGTAGCCAATCCGGTGGTCAATACCCGGTACCGTATTCGTACCACTAACGTAAATGGCTGTACGACTATGGACTCTATCGACATTACGGTGGTACCTAAAGTGAACCTTACTATCAGCAAGGATACAATGGTGTGTTACGGCAGCTCTGTAAAACTGCAGGCAGGCGGCGCTACTTTCTACGACTGGACGCCCGTAACCGGCTTAACGAATAATACCATTGCCGATCCGATTACAACACCTTCGGTAGATATGGTATATCAGGTAACCGGTACCAATGATCCGGCCTGTCCGATGAGTGCACCGCTATCGGTGAAAGTGAGCGTAAAACCATTGCCATCTGTGAATGCCGGTAAAGACCAGACGGTGATGGTAGGCGACATGGTACGGCTGATGGCCAGCGGCAGTCCTGATGTAGTGAAATGGGAATGGAGCCCGCGCGATTACCTGGATAACACCACCGAACCATTTACCAATGCCCTGGTACGTAAACCGATTACCTATAGCATTACCGGTACCAATCAATACGGCTGTAAGGCGCATGATCTGATGAAAGTAGATCTGGTGTGCAATACAGATGTAGTATTTGTACCCAATACTTTTAGTCCGAATGGAGATGGGCAAAACGACATTTTTTATCCGCGGGGAAAAGGTATCAGCTTCATCAAATCCTTCCGGATTTTCAATCGCTGGGGGCAGGAAGTATTTCGCCGGGAGCGTATCAATATAGACGACATCAATGCGGGCTGGAACGGCTCCTACAAAGGAAATCCACAACCGGCCGATGTGTATATCTATTTCATTGAAGCCTACTGTGATACCAACGAATTCTTTCAGTTAAAAGGCAACGTTACATTACTCAGATAA